From Erigeron canadensis isolate Cc75 chromosome 8, C_canadensis_v1, whole genome shotgun sequence, one genomic window encodes:
- the LOC122580427 gene encoding 3-ketoacyl-CoA synthase 11-like, producing MELHSLPIYHRLQIIFFTLLSTTFLLHATHPIAIVLIRFLTTNLVITATMTLSITFLLFLHFRSRPYPVYLLNYSCFQPPSHRKCTYELANDFVLHQSRFTTPEPVDFMRNIYLKSGLGNETYGPPFMFEKDQTPTMKNALQEAEEGILSAVDSLLLKTLISTEEIDVVIVTCGGFSPSPSLSSLIVNHYKLRSDVKTYNLSGMGCSSGVLSIDLAYRLLRGSGRKIKNALVVITESITLNWYDGEERSMLVGNCIFRVGCAAALITNDPSRRSSSKMELTHCLRTHHGADDSAYHAAFQEEDNKGITGVSLTKDLIRVAGVNLRQHIKILAPRVLPLTQLLGYAYSGVANAVSGGQMKPIMPDFTTAFEHICVHTGGKAVIEQVARVMKFSDSVTEPARMSLNRFGNTSSSLVFYELAYFEAKGRVKKGDKMWMLAFGTGFKVGSLVWKWVKDPKPEYDNPWNDSIDRYPVKM from the exons atGGAACTCCATTCCTTGCCCATCTACCACCGTCTccaaatcattttctttactCTCTTGTCGACCACCTTCCTCCTCCATGCCACCCACCCTATCGCCATCGTACTCATCCGTTTCCTCACCACGAACCTTGTCATAACCGCCACCATGACTCTCTCTATCACCTTTCTCCTTTTCCTCCATTTTCGATCTCGCCCATACCCCGTATACCTTCTCAACTACTCTTGTTTCCAACCTCCATCTCATCGAAAATGTACTTATGAACTAGCTAATGATTTTGTGCTCCATCAAAGTCGCTTCACAACACCCGAACCGGTCGATTTCATGagaaatatatacttaaaatcCGGGCTAGGTAATGAAACATATGGACCACCTTTTATGTTTGAGAAAGATCAAACACCAACTATGAAAAATGCCTTGCAAGAAGCCGAGGAAGGCATTTTGTCAGCCGTCGATTCCCTTCtgttgaaaaccctaatttcaacaGAGGAAATCGACGTTGTTATTGTTACATGTGGAGGGTTTTCACCCTCCCCATCTCTTTCATCTCTTATTGTAAATCATTATAAACTCAGATCCGACGTGAAAACATATAATCTTAGTGGAATGGGGTGTAGTTCTGGCGTCCTTTCTATTGATTTAGCTTACCGGTTGTTACGTGGAAGTGGCCGGAAAATCAAGAATGCCCTCGTTGTTATAACGGAGAGCATTACATTAAACTG GTATGATGGTGAAGAAAGGTCAATGCTTGTAGGAAATTGCATATTTCGGGTTGGTTGTGCTGCGGCCCTAATCACTAACGACCCATCTCGCCGTTCATCGTCAAAAATGGAGCTAACTCATTGTCTAAGAACTCACCATGGTGCCGATGACTCAGCCTATCATGCTGCATTCCAAGAGGAAGACAACAAAGGCATAACTGGCGTTTCGCTGACCAAAGACTTGATCAGAGTTGCCGGAGTAAACCTCCGGCAACACATCAAGATCCTTGCTCCCCGAGTTTTGCCACTAACCCAACTCCTGGGTTACGCTTACTCGGGGGTGGCAAATGCAGTCTCGGGCGGGCAAATGAAGCCCATTATGCCGGATTTTACTACGGCATTTGAGCATATATGTGTGCATACAGGAGGAAAGGCAGTGATTGAGCAAGTTGCACGAGTTATGAAATTTAGTGACTCGGTGACAGAACCGGCCCGAATGAGTCTGAACCGGTTTGGGAATACTTCAAGTAGTTTAGTGTTTTATGAGTTAGCTTATTTTGAAGCTAAAGGGAGGGTTAAAAAAGGTGATAAAATGTGGATGTTAGCTTTTGGAACCGGGTTTAAAGTTGGAAGTTTAGTGTGGAAATGGGTCAAGGATCCTAAACCCGAATATGATAATCCATGGAATGATTCCATAGACCGATACCCAGTGAAAATGTGA